In the Aristaeella hokkaidonensis genome, AACAGCTGAAACTCCGTTATTCACGGGACTGCGCGAAGTCCATCTGGCATCTGGCGCTGAATACGTCCCTGGAGAATATCGCGGCGCGGGTCGGCTTCCTGGCGACGGCCATGATTGCGGCCCGGCTGGGAACGGATGAGTTCGCAGCGCACAATATCGGCATGAGCATCCTGGGACTTGGTTTCTCCTTTGCGGACGGCATGCAGGTAGCGGCAGTGGCGCTGGCGGGTGAGTCGCTGGGCGCCGGACAGAAGGAAAGGGCTAAACGCTACGGCAGTATCTGCCAGCGGATCGGCCTGCTGATTTCCTTTATCCTGGCATTGCTGCTGTTCTTTGGCGGACGATGGTTCTACGGACTGTATTTCAGCGAGCCTCACATCCTGGAAATGGGCGAACTGATCTGCCGGTACCTGATTGTGATTGTACTGCTGCAGATCAGCCAGATTATCTTTACCGGCTGCCTGCGGGCGGCGGGCGACGTACGCTATGTACTGTATGCAGCCATGATTTCCATTGCGGGAATCCGGACTGTCTCCACCCTGCTGATGGTGAACGTGCTCGGCTGGGGACTGACCGGCGTCTGGCTGGGAATCCTTGCGGATCAGCTGTCCCGGTTTATCATGGTTTCCCTGCGTTTCAAACAGGGGAAGTGGGTTGATCTGAAGATCTGAATCAGAGATTCAAATCTTCTAAAAAGAAGAATGAAGAATGAAAAATGAAGAATGGCGGAGAAAACCGCACCCGGTGGGTGCGGTTTTTGCGATTATATGCGAACCCCCGCGGGAGGCCTTCCGCGGGGGTTGCTCTTTGGAGGTAGTTTGTATGGAGGTGGTTTGTATGCTTACAATGCAGAATACATTGTAATCAGTCAGTAAAGAGGGCGGTAGAGTAGTAGCGGTCGCCGCTGTCGGGCAGCAGGGCTACGATGGTCTTACCCTTATTCTCGGGCCGCTTGGCCAGCTGGATGGCACCGAAGAGGGCAGCACCGGAGGAGATGCCTACGGAGATGCCTTCCTTCTTTGCCAGCAGCTTGGCAGTGGCAAAGGCATCCGCATTGGCGGCCTTGAAGATTTCATCATAGATCTTGGTGTTCAGCACGTCCGGAACGAAACCGGCACCGATGCCCTGGATCTTATGAGCGCCCGCATGGCCTTCAGACAGCACAGGGGAATCTTCCGGCTCCAGGGCGACAACCTTCACGCTGGGGTTTTTGGATTTCAGGTATTCACCGACACCGGTCAGGGTGCCGCCGGTGCCGACACCGGCAATGAACAGGTCAACCTTGCCGTTTGTATCGTTCCAGATTTCGGGACCGGTGGTTGCCCGGTGAATGGCGGGGTTTGCGGGGTTCACGAACTGGCCGGGGATGAAGCTGTTGGGCGTTTCCTTTGCCAGTTCTTCAGCCTTGGCAATGGCGCCCTTCATGCCCTTGGCACCTTCGGTCAGCACGAGCTCGGCACCGTAGGCCTTGAGGATGTTCCGGCGTTCCACGCTCATGGTTTCGGGCATGGTCAGGATGATGCGGTATCCTTTGGCGGCGGCGATGGAAGCCAGGCCGATACCGGTGTTGCCGCTGGTGGGCTCGATGATGACGGAGCCTTCCTTCAGCAGACCTTTCTGCTCAGCGTCCTCGATCATAGCCTTGGCAATGCGGTCCTTGACGCTGCCGGCGGGATTGAAGTATTCCAGTTTCACCAGGACGGTGGCTTCCAGTCCCAGTTCCTTTTCGATATTCACGACTTCGACCAGGGGGGTATTCCCGATCAGCTCCAGAGAGCCTTTGTAAATCTTAGACATAATCCTTACCTCCTCGATGTGTTGCGGACAATATATCATAGTAAACCTACTAAGTCAATAGGTAAAAGATAGATTGTTCCTATCAGGTCTTATAGTACAAGTTTATAGGAATATCGTGAGCAGGTAAATGAAATGTTTGCCAAAGGCAAACATGAAATATGGAGGGCGAGCCCTCCATATGAAATATCGTGCTGCGCACGATGTGAAATATCCGCCCGTAACGGGCGAATGTGATATTTGCTTCAAAGCCTATTTTACAAAGCCGGACAGCGATTGACGGGGGACGTGTTCAGTTGACTTTATAAGGAGAGAAGTGTAAAGTTGGCCATGCAGTAGAAAGAGGAGTGGAGCCTATGGAGAAAAGAAACTATCAGCGGGAGATGGAAGCGGAAATCGCACGGCTGGAAGGCCGAAAACCGACACTGCTTCTGCACAGCTGCTGCGGTCCATGCTCCAGCGCGGTGCTTGAGCGGCTGACCGAGCATTTCCAGGTGACACTGCTGTATTACAATCCGAATATTGAACCGGAAGAGGAATACCTGCACCGGCTTTCAGAGCAGAAACGCCTGCTGACGCTGCTGCCGGGAGAGATACCGATGCTGCCCTGTGATTATGACCACGAGGCGTTTGATGCCTTCGCACCGGCACTGGCGGACGCTCCGGAGGGCGGGGAACGCTGCCTGGCCTGCTTTGCCATGCGGCTGAACTATACCGCGGAGCAGGCGAAAGCCCACGGCTTTGAATATTTTACGACCACGCTTTCGGTCAGCCCGCACAAGAACGCGGACAACGTGAACCGGATCGGGGAGGAAGCTGGAAAACGGTACGGGGTGAAATACCTGTTTGCTGACTTCAAGAAAAAGAACGGATACCTCCGGTCCCTGGAACTGTCCAGGGAGTACGAGCTGTACCGGCAGGACTACTGCGGATGCCAATATTCAATTCATAATTCATAATTAGTTTGTGGATGAGGAAATAAGGTGTCCGATTTCGGACAGATATCTGACAAGGAGAAGTACAGAATGGATTTTGTGAACAGACTGGCGGGGGAGTTTAAGCTGCGGCCGCAGCAGGTACAGGCGGCGGTGGAACTGCTGGACGCGGGGAACACGATTCCCTTTATTGCACGGTACCGGAAGGAAGCGACAGGCTCGCTGGATGACCAGGTGCTGCGGGAGATGGCAGAACGGCTGGAATACCTGCGGAACCTGGAAAAGCGCCGGGAGGAAATTGCTTCTTCCCTGGAAGAACAGGGCGTCATGACCGATGAACTGAAGGCCCAGCTGGCAAAGGCTGTGACCCTCAGCGAACTGGAGGATATTTACCGTCCTTTCCGGCCGAAACGCCGGACCCGGGCAACCGTGGCAAAGGAACGGGGACTGGAACCCCTGGCCCTGTGGCTGATGCTGCAGCAGGCGGGAGATCCCGCGGCGGAAGCGGCCAAGTATATTAATGAGGAAAAAGAAGTGCCCGACGCGGAGATGGCACTGGCCGGGGCACGGGATATCCTGGCGGAAACGGTGAGCGACAGCGCGGAGATCCGGAAGGAACTGCGGGCGTTGCTGAACCGGGAAGGCGTCCTGCACAGCAAGGCGGCCAAAGAGGAAGACAGCGTATACAGCATGTATTACGACTTCCGGGAGCCGGTAAGGAGCATTGCGGCGCACCGCATCCTGGCGGTGAACCGGGGCGAGCGGGAAGAGTTCCTGAAGGTGACCCTGGAGGCACCGGAAGAAAAGGCCCAGGACGCGATCCGCAAGGCCTTTGTGCGGAACAGTACCCCGGCCGCACAGCAGGTGGCGGAAGCCTGCGCGGACGCCTGGGAACGGCTGGTATTCCCGTCCCTGGAACGGGAAATCCGGAACGACCTGACCGACCGGGCCAACGTCAGCGCAATCAAGGTGTTCAGCGACAACCTGCACCAGCTGCTGATGCAGCCGCCCATCAAGGGCAAGGTGACCCTGGGCGTGGACCCGGGCTTCCGGACGGGCTGCAAGCTGGCTGTGGTGGACGAGAACGGCAAAGTGCTGGATACCGGCGTGGGTTATTTCACCCTGCCGGGCAATGAAGGTGGCAAGGCAGCCGCGGCAAAGCTGATCAAGGGCTTTGTGAATAAGTACGGCATTACGGCGGTGGCCATCGGCAACGGCACGGCCAGCCGGGAAAGCGAACAGTTTATCGTATCCCTGCTGCCGGAACTGCCGGGCGTGGCCTATATGATCGTCAGCGAGGCGGGTGCCTCGGTATACAGCGCCAGCAAGCTGGCGGCGGAAGAGTTCCCGGACTTTGACGTGACCCAGCGCAGCGCGGTTTCTATTGCCCGCCGGATGCAGGATCCGCTGGCGGAACTGGTGAAGATTGATCCGAAGG is a window encoding:
- the cysK gene encoding cysteine synthase A; protein product: MSKIYKGSLELIGNTPLVEVVNIEKELGLEATVLVKLEYFNPAGSVKDRIAKAMIEDAEQKGLLKEGSVIIEPTSGNTGIGLASIAAAKGYRIILTMPETMSVERRNILKAYGAELVLTEGAKGMKGAIAKAEELAKETPNSFIPGQFVNPANPAIHRATTGPEIWNDTNGKVDLFIAGVGTGGTLTGVGEYLKSKNPSVKVVALEPEDSPVLSEGHAGAHKIQGIGAGFVPDVLNTKIYDEIFKAANADAFATAKLLAKKEGISVGISSGAALFGAIQLAKRPENKGKTIVALLPDSGDRYYSTALFTD
- a CDS encoding epoxyqueuosine reductase QueH is translated as MEKRNYQREMEAEIARLEGRKPTLLLHSCCGPCSSAVLERLTEHFQVTLLYYNPNIEPEEEYLHRLSEQKRLLTLLPGEIPMLPCDYDHEAFDAFAPALADAPEGGERCLACFAMRLNYTAEQAKAHGFEYFTTTLSVSPHKNADNVNRIGEEAGKRYGVKYLFADFKKKNGYLRSLELSREYELYRQDYCGCQYSIHNS
- a CDS encoding Tex family protein, translated to MDFVNRLAGEFKLRPQQVQAAVELLDAGNTIPFIARYRKEATGSLDDQVLREMAERLEYLRNLEKRREEIASSLEEQGVMTDELKAQLAKAVTLSELEDIYRPFRPKRRTRATVAKERGLEPLALWLMLQQAGDPAAEAAKYINEEKEVPDAEMALAGARDILAETVSDSAEIRKELRALLNREGVLHSKAAKEEDSVYSMYYDFREPVRSIAAHRILAVNRGEREEFLKVTLEAPEEKAQDAIRKAFVRNSTPAAQQVAEACADAWERLVFPSLEREIRNDLTDRANVSAIKVFSDNLHQLLMQPPIKGKVTLGVDPGFRTGCKLAVVDENGKVLDTGVGYFTLPGNEGGKAAAAKLIKGFVNKYGITAVAIGNGTASRESEQFIVSLLPELPGVAYMIVSEAGASVYSASKLAAEEFPDFDVTQRSAVSIARRMQDPLAELVKIDPKAIGVGQYQHDLKQNELTAALDGVVEQCVNQVGVEVSTASAELLSHVAGIGPALAKNIVAYREENGIASRAALKKVPKLGPKAYEQCAGFLRVMDSKNPLDATAVHPESYDAAKLLLEKLGYDMKEIRGGAADVVHRASRYGHEKLAAEIGVGLPTLNDMLGELAKPGRDPRDELPKPVLRTDVLEMKDLKPGMELTGTVRNVIDFGAFVDIGVHQDGLVHISRMAEKFIRHPSEVVKVGDIVKVWVVSVDEQKKRIALTMVQGRM